Proteins encoded together in one Anoxybacillus flavithermus window:
- a CDS encoding YqzE family protein, with the protein MAGNDYVKFMTEQVVKYLDQPRDERKKQRQQKKEFKKQQKQPFLYRWFGVIPYAVILLFKRK; encoded by the coding sequence ATGGCAGGAAACGATTATGTGAAATTTATGACCGAACAAGTCGTAAAATATTTAGACCAACCGAGAGACGAACGAAAAAAACAAAGACAACAAAAAAAAGAGTTTAAAAAACAACAAAAGCAACCGTTTTTATATCGCTGGTTCGGCGTCATTCCGTATGCTGTTATCCTTTTATTCAAGCGAAAATAA
- a CDS encoding YqhG family protein, which translates to MQQHDIQSFLERFFTATHCTILEHSDGHIRVQLTVDMDKQLMNRPFYWHYVERIGAIGEPLQLSLMTRQSATKEGEYIHFGSPRLHQIFSIAKMNGRFVRLYEQVCERSVALHPWLHTNILLSYECDRKQDRLLSLGIHLISGTIIESFYDVLKEKQWTATVPDYCFTISPLIKPLSGLARLEAFVERLISSETHHWADEARARWKEELALLQHFYEGVEEKREEYEKEKEALRQRYEPRIHISIINGGLFYLQAK; encoded by the coding sequence ATGCAGCAACATGACATTCAATCTTTTCTCGAACGTTTTTTTACCGCTACCCATTGCACAATTTTAGAACATAGTGATGGTCATATACGCGTTCAACTTACCGTCGATATGGATAAACAATTAATGAATCGTCCTTTTTATTGGCATTATGTTGAACGCATCGGAGCCATAGGTGAACCACTGCAATTATCGCTTATGACAAGACAATCAGCTACGAAAGAAGGGGAATATATTCATTTCGGTTCACCGCGGCTTCACCAAATTTTTTCAATCGCCAAAATGAACGGACGATTCGTTCGCCTTTATGAACAAGTATGTGAACGTTCTGTTGCGCTTCATCCGTGGCTTCATACAAACATATTGCTCTCTTATGAGTGTGATCGAAAACAAGATCGTTTATTATCGTTAGGTATTCATCTCATTAGTGGAACGATTATTGAATCATTTTACGACGTGTTAAAAGAAAAACAGTGGACGGCAACAGTCCCTGATTACTGTTTTACCATTTCTCCACTTATTAAACCGCTGAGCGGACTTGCCCGACTTGAAGCTTTTGTGGAGCGTCTCATCTCCTCTGAAACACATCATTGGGCGGATGAAGCGCGAGCACGCTGGAAAGAAGAACTAGCATTATTGCAACATTTTTACGAAGGCGTAGAGGAAAAACGAGAAGAATATGAAAAAGAAAAAGAAGCATTGCGACAAAGGTATGAACCGAGAATTCACATATCCATTATCAATGGCGGTTTATTTTATTTGCAAGCGAAATAA
- a CDS encoding DEAD/DEAH box helicase: MNITMHWERSWKDEFAKRIERDGPWSNWELYELALEATKSLAIPQFDGLQAPNHLPHVTILPHQYDVARQVVEQMNGKAILADEVGLGKTIEAGLILKEYMIRGLVQKALILVPASLVSQWVQELNEKFFIPAVAQRKSYVWEQCDIVVSSIDTAKKQPHRDIIYGQTYDMVIIDEAHKLKNNKTKNYEFVQGLKKKFCLLLTATPIQNRVEEIFHLVSLLKPGHLGNAEQFQKKYGKLRTLHDDAHLKELIRKVMIRHRRHDTGIGWTKRHVETFFIDFSEAERNVYETIQQLKTHFSDTSLSHMTLLREICSSKEALFCTLKNMFEQKPHLETTIGALLQKMNDITDHTKAKKALELIQTINDKVIVFTEYRATQFYLQWFFKQHGISSVPFRGGFKRSKKDWMKELFQHRAQVLIATEAGGEGINLQFCHHVINYDLPWNPMRLEQRIGRVHRLGQTKDVHIYNFVVRNTIEEHMFTLLYEKIQLFERVVGELDDILMKLQSPTFSNHLERIIAQSKSEGELKIKIQNFVEIFTNMEDNVHAAT, from the coding sequence ATGAACATCACCATGCATTGGGAGAGAAGCTGGAAAGATGAATTTGCCAAACGTATTGAACGTGACGGCCCGTGGTCAAATTGGGAATTATATGAGTTAGCGCTTGAAGCAACGAAATCGTTAGCTATCCCTCAATTTGATGGGCTACAAGCGCCAAATCATTTACCACATGTCACCATTTTACCTCATCAATACGACGTTGCCCGTCAAGTCGTTGAACAAATGAACGGAAAAGCCATCTTAGCTGATGAAGTTGGACTCGGGAAAACGATTGAAGCAGGATTGATTTTAAAAGAGTATATGATTCGTGGACTTGTGCAGAAGGCGCTTATTCTCGTTCCAGCCTCTCTCGTGTCACAATGGGTGCAAGAATTGAACGAGAAATTTTTTATTCCTGCTGTTGCCCAAAGGAAAAGTTACGTATGGGAACAATGTGACATTGTTGTTTCATCCATTGATACGGCAAAAAAACAACCACATCGGGACATCATTTATGGACAAACGTACGATATGGTCATTATTGACGAAGCACATAAGTTAAAAAACAATAAAACAAAAAACTATGAATTTGTTCAAGGACTGAAAAAAAAGTTTTGTTTACTATTGACAGCAACACCGATTCAAAATCGTGTAGAGGAAATTTTTCATCTTGTCTCTCTACTGAAACCAGGACATTTAGGAAATGCCGAACAATTTCAAAAAAAGTACGGAAAATTGCGGACATTACACGATGACGCCCATTTAAAAGAGCTCATTCGCAAGGTAATGATTCGTCATCGTCGCCATGATACAGGTATTGGGTGGACAAAACGGCACGTTGAAACGTTTTTTATTGATTTCTCGGAAGCGGAGCGAAATGTATATGAAACGATTCAACAGTTGAAGACTCATTTTTCAGATACATCGCTGTCACATATGACATTGTTGCGTGAAATATGTAGCAGCAAAGAAGCACTTTTTTGCACGTTGAAAAACATGTTTGAACAAAAACCTCATCTCGAAACGACAATCGGGGCATTGTTGCAAAAAATGAACGACATCACCGACCATACAAAAGCGAAAAAAGCGTTAGAGCTTATTCAAACAATAAACGATAAAGTTATTGTATTTACAGAATACCGCGCCACACAGTTTTATTTGCAATGGTTTTTTAAACAGCACGGCATTTCTTCTGTGCCGTTTCGCGGTGGGTTTAAACGAAGTAAAAAAGATTGGATGAAAGAGTTGTTTCAACATCGCGCACAAGTGTTGATCGCAACTGAGGCAGGAGGGGAAGGGATTAACTTGCAATTTTGCCATCATGTCATTAACTACGACTTACCATGGAACCCGATGCGTCTTGAACAACGAATCGGGCGCGTCCACCGTCTCGGACAAACGAAAGATGTCCACATTTATAATTTTGTCGTGCGCAATACGATTGAAGAACATATGTTTACGTTATTGTACGAAAAAATTCAACTATTTGAACGAGTCGTTGGTGAGTTAGATGATATTTTAATGAAATTACAATCTCCTACATTTTCAAATCATTTAGAACGCATAATTGCTCAGTCGAAAAGCGAAGGAGAGCTAAAAATTAAAATACAAAATTTTGTAGAAATTTTTACAAATATGGAGGATAATGTACATGCAGCAACATGA
- the gcvT gene encoding glycine cleavage system aminomethyltransferase GcvT produces the protein MLQRTPLFPLYAEYGAKTIDFGGWELPVQFSSIKEEHEAARTRAGLFDVSHMGEFEVKGKDSLAFLQKMMTNDVAKLTDGRAQYTLMCYEDGGTVDDLLVYKKADDHYLLVVNAANIGKDFAWLSEHVVGDVELVNISNDIAQLALQGPLAEKVLQQLTTVDLSTMKFFAFADHVDVAGVQTLVSRTGYTGEDGFELYCRAEDAPTLWRAILEAGKEEGVLPCGLGARDTLRFEACLPLYGQELAKDITPIEAGLGFAVKTNKDVDFFGKEVLKKQKEEGAPRRLVGIEMIDKGIARHGYAVYVNNEQIGFVTTGTQSPTLKKNIGLALISTAFSALDTEVEVDVRGKRLKARVVATPFYKRTK, from the coding sequence ATGTTACAAAGAACACCGCTATTTCCTCTGTATGCAGAGTATGGCGCAAAAACGATTGATTTTGGTGGCTGGGAGTTGCCTGTGCAATTTTCTAGCATTAAAGAAGAACATGAAGCTGCACGAACGCGTGCAGGGTTATTTGATGTGTCCCATATGGGCGAGTTTGAAGTGAAAGGAAAAGATAGTCTTGCTTTTTTACAAAAAATGATGACAAACGACGTTGCGAAGTTAACGGACGGTCGCGCCCAATACACGTTGATGTGTTATGAAGATGGGGGAACCGTTGATGATTTACTTGTTTATAAAAAAGCGGACGATCATTATCTTCTCGTCGTAAACGCTGCCAATATCGGGAAAGATTTTGCTTGGCTTTCTGAGCATGTTGTTGGGGATGTCGAACTTGTCAATATTTCAAACGATATTGCGCAACTTGCGCTACAAGGCCCACTTGCGGAAAAAGTATTACAGCAATTAACGACGGTCGATTTATCTACGATGAAGTTTTTCGCTTTTGCAGATCATGTTGATGTTGCAGGAGTTCAAACGCTCGTGTCCCGAACAGGATATACAGGAGAAGACGGATTTGAGCTATATTGTCGAGCAGAAGATGCCCCAACGCTTTGGCGCGCCATTTTAGAAGCAGGAAAAGAAGAAGGGGTACTTCCGTGCGGGCTCGGTGCACGCGATACACTTCGTTTTGAAGCATGCTTGCCACTATATGGACAAGAACTGGCCAAAGACATTACCCCAATTGAAGCAGGGCTTGGATTTGCAGTAAAAACGAATAAAGATGTCGACTTTTTCGGAAAAGAAGTATTGAAGAAGCAAAAAGAAGAAGGAGCGCCACGGAGACTTGTCGGAATCGAAATGATTGACAAAGGCATTGCGCGTCACGGATATGCGGTGTATGTCAACAATGAGCAAATTGGCTTCGTCACGACCGGAACACAATCGCCAACGCTTAAAAAAAATATCGGACTAGCGCTTATTTCTACTGCGTTTTCGGCACTTGATACGGAAGTAGAAGTAGACGTTCGTGGGAAGCGGTTAAAAGCAAGAGTGGTGGCAACACCGTTTTACAAGCGTACAAAATAA